DNA sequence from the Salvia splendens isolate huo1 chromosome 19, SspV2, whole genome shotgun sequence genome:
gaggataaaataagaaagataaagTGTTATTTTTTTCTCGTAAAAGGGAATGTGTCACTTATAATGGGACGGCCCAAAAAGGGATACGTCTCCCTTATAATGGAAAGGGAGTAGAAAATATCATGAACTTTGACAGATGTGTGGATTttctatgaaataaattttctacCTAGTTTAAGTGACGTGGATCACCGGCGTCCTACGCATAACACATGGAAATAGGACAAAATGCAACGTTTTTAAAATAGCAAAACGTCACCGTTTGAACCCTAACTACAATTATAATCATATTCCCTTAAAATCAATGAACATGGCTAAAAATCCATTTCATGGAAAATTTACACATCTATCAAAGTTCATACACATCACTTTTAAAGTTCATGAAAAACATCAGATTTTAGGGAAATTTCATTTTGTAAGGCTATTATGcaatactttttaattttaccaattttaaGATGCCATAAAATCGAATAAATAATAACTACATTTTGCAATTACTCTCTCTATCCACCATTAAGAGTCCCTTTTCTTagcagcacgagttttaagaaatattaagaaaagtgggtgaaaaagttaatgaaataaaTGTCCCACTTgtattattagttttaaataaaatgtgagtggaatgagttagtgaaagaTGAGACCTCTTacaatttatggtaaaagtgaaccgggactcctatttgcgaacagactaaaatggaaaaacggaacttctattcacggacggagggagtacttcccAAACACTAAAAATCACAACAAAAGTTGTCATTGGATACACATAAATTTTTATCTCATCCCTTACTTAAAACATCATCCACAATTCAGCATTCGaaattaacaattcaaaaaaaaaagataacaaaattagaaacataaaatgaaaagCACAACTAaaactaaacaaaataaaattaaaaaacatggTTATGGTATGCTAGTTTGAATCCAGCTAGATATGTGCATTAGTTATGTAATGATAGGAGTTTACATGGCCATCAAGAATTATATATCCCACCTCTTCTTCACACGGAACATCAGAGCTGATGATTTGATATCATCTTGAGGAACTTGGAGCATGAACTGCACTTTCATCTTCAACGGGGCCGTCTTTGCTTTGCCATCTTCATCTCCAACCTAAACCATTTACATGATTACTATATCTAAATCTAAAATTATGCTGATTGAGATAAAGACTTGTGAAACTAACCCAAAGAGATGCCCAACCAAGTCGGACTTCAGAATCATAGCCAGCTTTGAGCTTGTAATCCTTCCCGACTGTGTGTTTGTAGACCACACTCCAATTGTCTGAATCGAAGTGGTACCAGTAGCTGACCACAGGAAGCCGAATCATTGCATTAGTAGGTTCTCCAACAGTGTGTAGTTACATACAGCAAAACCAGCATATCTCCTATAGTTTGCTGATCAGTGACGGTTTATCTTTGGCAAAAACCAAATAATTACATTCCGGCTGTGTACGAAGGCAACACATTCGTGTTGGTAATGATTACGGATGAGCCTGTTGATGTTACTGAATGAAAATCCTCTATATGCATTTCCAATGCAGAAACTAAAATATATGATATCAAGATACAAGATATGCAGTTGACAATTTTACTATGGGTTTTATGGTGTGACAATATTAAACTCCGACTAGATGTGATCTGAAAATTCTTAAGATTTCATATAAATCAGATATTATGATTTAGGAAAGTGATGAGTTTTATGGTTGATTATAAATATGAATGTAGTTTGCTCAAGAATGTTGAGTAAACAACTAAACATATGAGAGACATCTTTGTTTAACCAAGAAACCAGACATCTTTGGTAAACATGTTTTAGTTGATGGTCAGTTAGGCAGTTTACTTGCTGGTCCAACCCACCCTATTAGTGAATGATCTAGACAGTAGTGATTGGATAATAAAATACTCCGTTGAACTCGTACCAACAAGACTCCAAAATGTATAGAtccaaataataaattatatagaGACTTGTAATCAAATATGAACAAACATCTTATTGCATAACTAAGACCAAATATCAACCTCATGATTGCCATATCAAATAGCTAGGATTGAAGTtaccaaaaattaattaattataacaaTAAAGGGTAATTATGTCAATTTATACAACAATCAGTTATATGCTAATTCACATAATTTGCGTATAATGTGTACATTCAATGTTAGAATGTTGTAAATTCAATGCTATGTTGATTTAATTTTCAATGACAGTTGACACTCctaaaatatctcaaaaaactttaattttcatatataactcttttgatttgaattatttttcacatatcatattccctttgtcccataaaaatagagttATTTAGGATGACATTAGTTTtcatgcataattggtaaagtaggagagagatatagaaagaaaaagttattggAGTATGTTAGTGGAAAATAGGGCCCTAGGAAGAAGTCCAAAAATAGAAGTGgactatttttataggacggaccAAATAGAAAGAGTCTCTAGTTTTATGGGACGAGCAGAGTATCAAATTAGATGTAATTTTATGAGGACTTCGTTGCAATCTAAAATTGCATGTGTGTACATGAAGAAATTTGCATTGAAAATGTAATGCTTAGTATGTATGCCAATTGTCATTATAATGAAGTAAATTCATtgttattttgacatgaataCAATCTTATAATGACGCACATTCAATGTTATGATGAAGTGTATTTTCAAGTTTTGTAATGGTGCAAATGACAGTGTGAACCACCCATAATTATTGTGGAGTTAATGTACTTGCAATGTGATGAGatacaattaataatatgaTGACATCAATTATGAAGTTTATATTTAATGTTATGATGAagtgttattttaatttgtaatagtgTAATTGACAGTTGTTAATCAAAGATTAATGAGTATAATTCTCGATAATATTACTTATATAACGATATTCTTATGACACTATAATGATAAACGTTTTCCTTAAATCTCGGCCTTCCATTTTTTTCATCGAACAGATGAGATGTGGTCTTAGCTATGCATTAAAGGACCCTAGTGCAACCATAAATATATACTGTTAACAAAAACTTGGgctaaatttaaaaataagagtgaactacgcaaatggtccATGAACTATGCCTTTTGCACGCCAATGGtccctgaactttaaaaatatcgtagatagtccctgaactaagggataatcacatttttgatatttttttcacttttcttcTAATTTTATACCAAAAATACCCCCAAAAGCTTGGAGGGTATTTTTATCCATAAATCATGAATATCAAAGCTTGGAGggtatttttgtttttaaattaagataatcataaaaaatttcatttatcctCTAATGACTCAAATTCTCGATTTGAATGCCAGGAATGCTTTTTTGCTTAGGCTAATTTTATCTGTTCAAGCCAAGAATGCTTTAGGTTTgttaagtaattaattatattttgtaaCTTACTTATTCAATACTACTTTATTTGGTACTAGTATAAAATACACTGCCTTTATGAAATATATTCTACGGACTTACCACCTCCCATGATAACCATATGATTTTATTCTACGTTtttataatttgatttaattttgcaTGAAATaaaactctttctctctctatatgtATGTATTTGATGCAAAATAATGAATTCTATAGGTATCAcaaatacttttatatattcaacaaatataaaatatatttatatgtcaATGTATAGCTATTCAGAATTTTTTTACACCaaaaatatgcatgaaattttcGTCGTTTTAGACATATTATATCGTGTTTCTTATAATTAttgaattattataaaaaagttATACTAATAGTTAGCGAATTAAGTTACATACTAATAAATGTTTTAGATAACTGCGAGCTGAATGCTCGATAATTAGCAGCCATAAACAAACTCTTAAGCAGTCATCTAATTTAAAGCGTTGTATATGCCTTCTAGAATTTTTTAAGCAAGCAAGGAATTCTAGACAGAGGTATTAATTCATTATTGTTATTCTAAATCCAAGCAAGGAATTCTTCcacattaaaaattttaatttttattaatatttaaataaatttaaatttaaaattttattaatatttaatttttattccaCAAGAAAATCATTCAAAAATTTTATATTCATGATTTATGGATAAAAATACCCTCCAAGCTTTTGGGGGTATTTTTGGTATAAAATTAGaagaaaagtgaaaaaatataaaaaatgtgattatctcttagttcagggactatctacaatatttttaaagtttagggaCCATTGGCCTGCAAAAAGCATAGTTCAGGAACCATTTGCATAGTTCACTctaaaaataaagagaaagaagagtGCATATGCATCTTAATACATTAGTAAGACATTGTTCATTTATATGTCTGTGTGCCAATGTTATCAATCttgtatggcggcttatggcggtttgcctaaaaaccgccacatgGATATGGCatattagtatggcggatatgacggttaaaaaaataaataaataaaataatacttatatatttatatataattcaaaaattaaaaatattaaaaatatcccCGAACCCATACGCGTTTCAGCAGGTCTTACTGTAACTGGTTTGTCTGGAAAGAGACGGACCCATATTTTTCCACCACGGCGTGCATTTCGTGTCATTGCCcggataaataaaaataaggaaaatgaaAAGTAATTACTCTCGGTTCTCTTAATTGAATTGCAATTAAACTCGGCCCAAACTTTTACTAAAAGGATTGAGCCGAATACAAAGATTCACATttaaaacactttaaacaattaataaagcataatataccactctaacaaccatgtttcttgcataatgccctattcctaaatgcagtacacacgcaatgttgtcaaatgtcggatatggcggtgctatggcagcgacatggtgctatggcgtttccaccaccGAACGCCATGTCATAGCGCCATGACGCtgccatatccgctatttgataacattgttgtgtgcgtgtgtgtgtgcgtgtgtgtgtgtactCCTTGGCACGAACACATGTTCATTAACGATACCAAGACAAGATTAAGATTCAAGGGcaccaagataaaataatactccctccgtcccaacttagttgagtcgtatttccttttgggatgtcctaactaaattgagtcatttcttttttttacaaaaaacaaaacatccgatcactattactttattccatcacctactttactctctactttattcttcctactttattcttctttcctacttttcaacacaatttcttaatctccgtgccctaaagttttgactcaacttaattgggacggagggagtactatctaGGATCCAGTTTACACCTGTGCTTTTGCCAAACAACAAGAGAGGACTAGATAGAATGGAACAAGAGTGGGAGAAATAGAGAGCACCTCAACTTGTCTGACGGAGTGAATCTCCGCTTAAATGCACATGACAGTACATTTGAAGGGAGCGAAATGCTTGGAACAAAAGTTAGATGCTCATCCTACAAGGGACAAAATTCAGCAAATAAATTCAGAATATTTGTTTGACTCTTACAACAAGATCATGATTGTGTCAGTGATGAAATAAATGAAACAAACAAGCATTCCCCTGAGTAAACTTGTATCATCTATCAATATAGAAAGATTATTATCAATCGTCATTAGTGATGATAAAGAGTATAAATGATCAGAAGAAAACTACCTTGAATGCATATCTCAGATCCCAATTTTCCTCTTCGTATCGAGCAGTGCACAGACCATTTAAAACATTGCTTTTGAGGATCCCATTGACTGATAAAGTTCTTTtctgttcttcttcttcttcctccaccTCTTTCTCCTCTAATGAAATTTCACCCAGAGGAAATCTGAAAGTTGCCTTTGGCTGTATCaagaaaaaatatacttattaaGTAGGCTGTTATAACTCCTCGTCTGTTGGCAAGCATGAACTTCATGACAATTCAAAAAGTGGAAATAGTGAAGAAAACTAACCATGCCAACAGATGGAACAGCAGATGCTAATTCGAGTTTGTAGGCTGGGGTAGCAAGATCTGCAACCACTGAAACCTCTCCTTGTCGAGCCTATTAGTAATCAAAGTATTGAAAGCGGATTAgaatagatcatataacactAGATGCTAAATTAAAATGCTAAATAAAAAGCTGTCCAACTGACTTGTTGATCAAATAAAACATTTTCCTCTCATATCAATTATAAGAAGGGTGGTGGAAAACAATAACAACCAGTACCAATTCGTTTATATACTTTAACACAATTTAAACCACAACTTTTGATTGCTCAGTGACAAACATCATTCAATTATAAACTCTTCCATTTCATCAAAGAGTCGCCAAATAAAAGATGGACACAGATACTAAGTAACTAAGAATTGGAAATTTTACTTGAAATTGCAATGATGATGGCTTAGCAAGTGGCATATTCACAGAAGCATCAATCTCTTGAACTTATGTGATAATGAAACTGTGTAAAATCTCCATAAATCAAAAGAACAGAATAGAAATTAGAAGCAATTCTGTTATCTATGCATTTGAACCAAAGCTGAAGGTATGGACTCAAATTTTGTGCATAACCAAGCTGTTCCTCTCAAATCCAACATCAACTAACTTAATTCAATTCATTGACATAAATCATCTCAATTCCAAGTGAGGGAAATGAAACATTAAACAATGggcaaaaacaattaaaaaaatgtagaaCTCAAAATTCCTCCACCGTTCAATCCCTACACTCCAACCAACACAATCAACTTATCTGaggtaaataataataaaatcggATCTAAAAATTTAGCATAGAAACAGAACCTTGACTTGATGGGCAGCTCGGAATTGAACTCCCGGCGCGATTTCCAGCGACGTCTTGAGCACCGCATCGCGCTCCTCGACGTCGTATTGCAGCGAGAAGAACTTCGAGATGAACGAGATTTGGGGCTCCGACACCTCCCCTTTGCCGTTATTGTAGAACGACAGCttcaatttagctaaattgtCCAATAATTTGCAAGACACCTTCTGAAAGAAAATGGAGGTGTCGCTGTCGTACTCCGATGTAAGGCGGAGCTTCGGCCGACCCGAGCCAAAGAGTCCGCCGCCGTCGGCGATGGGCTGCGGGTCGAATTTCGATTCCGCCATTGTTGTGTCgaattttgttttactttttgagAAAACTTTAAAGCAAATGAATATATGGGGTCGGGGAATTTTAGGCGGGGATTTAGAGAGAAAATCGTGTTTCTAGGCTATttggcctttaaaataacgtaaatgtacccattttgttatcaattccatttatgggaaaaatgccgatgaagttggcgtgtttttaagtaaaaacgccagcGATATTGGCGTGTCTAAACATAAAGACGCCAACATAGAcggcgttttatacttgtgccgTATTTTGGGCGTATTCTTTCCAATTATCATTACGTTAAAACACGCCATTGGTGTTGGCGTGTATTATATAAAACACGCCAATTTTAGATGCGTGTTTACGCAAATACGCCAATAACATCGGCGTGTTTAAACGCAAAGACGCCAATAACATCggcgttttctatctgatgtcgaacactcaacgctatcatacccgacagattagcgtgcccattataattacgatcccccatgcaagtatgagcagtgctaaacactctaatttgccagtgttcatcatgcttcctcaatgttgctcggcactcccacaaacatggcggtaaggacttatctttcagatttccttgtggccacttacaaactgcatgccatctctttcgtttactttcagcaactgtatattgtcggattttttccaaatgccaaaaagtcacagctgacttcaattccaatttggttttaaatttagtatgcaaaccgacattgctcggatctttttcactccaataatgcacattgagatcatcacactcaaagttttttggatcaaaactatcatatggacctggtaaggtgcgaaaatagttcataccaggctgtgggaactgtggaactactctttctCGTACTGCTCTTCCTCCAATTGATGTTTCTCCAACCACTGTTTCTCCAACCGGAATGGTTGTTCTTGGAGCAACAAATTGGTCCTCATCCGACGAAGCACCATCTGAATCTGTACTATCCGGATCgacatcttcagaatcataaggtgattatggatcaagaaagtcggctttatcaggaccaatTATGTCCTCAACCACAGCTGGGTTGTCActgtcccctaaatgcacgcctccaatatcaaaatcttgtgttgtatcgaagcatggttcttggcctctcgtagacgtaccaacatcaaaatcttgtgttgcagcgaaatatggttctcggcctctcgtagacgtaccaacatcattactcatgagatgatgactatgttgttgagtaattgacgaatactcaacatacaattcaatttgacctcctgtagtcatactctcactaaacattagtggcatgtatacttcttctagtaAAATACCTAAATACGTGATTGAAGATCCATAGAATATATGACGTTTCCATActatttgaagtttgttttcaaATCTGTTTATCCCCATTctttcacaaattgtttccacaagcttatcgtaggaaatactttcatccaacataatcaatccttttgcaaaaggaggatcatatgaaataactgttccgggaattatatttccaccccaatataaatggacacaccacgtcatactatctgcattaatgtcaaaaacaaatattggtcaaaaatatttctttacagtacactataatatatactatcataacaacctatcaaatatgggtaaaaaattagatatactacaacatataataccataacaattggtcaaaatatttctattaattacaatacaatttataatactataacaatccatcaaataattatataaattacactacaatatatactatcataataatccatcaaatattggtagactaatgtttggaagaatgagttaaaaattagatatactaaccgattgcGAGTACTAATATTTGGAAGAAATGAGCCAAAATCGAAATCTACACGCTTCAATCCACCACCGGGTTGACCCGACCAAGGCAAGCGTTTTCGCGTTTTTCAGCTTTGGGAAGgtttttcgcgttttggggagggaatGTGACTAGGGTCTGCGATTTTGGGGGAGATCTGTGATATATGGTTCAACCGGAAAACGCCGAccaggttggcgttttttatgttaaacacgccaatgatcTTGGCGTTTTATTACTTAAACACGCCATCAAGATTGGCGTCTTTACTGTCAAACACGCCAAAAAAGTTAGCGTGTTTaaatttaagtattttggtTAATAATACGAGCAAAATACGGTgccattgtaaaacgccaactgTGTTGGCGTGTTTGCGTATAGACACGCTAATATCACTGGCGTTTTCATTTATAAACACGCCATTCTCGtaggcgtttttcccataaatggaattgataacaaaattggtacatttacgtaattttAAAGGCCAAATAGCCTAGAAATCCGATTTTCTCGGGATTTAGAGGTGAAATTATCTAAGCACAAATTAATTATATGAGTATTTTTCTTTTCAGGGaacatattttttttgcatGTCAATTTTGTGGGTGAGTAtcaattttgttttataatatttgaaaatatcttttaatatttataaattttgatttattattatttgagttatttttttaccgtttctaactttttttttataaaaataccCTCGACAGCATAAATGGCAATTCTGTCTATTTATTAtctttttcattaaaatattgtGAGAACATTTTTATCGatccacgaactttgtcaaaatattattttttgtatgAACTTTAATTCTTTCTCTAGTTCGATCTCGGTAAGCATTTCTCTCTATCCTCTCTCATTATTCAACACAATAATCAAACTTCCTCAATCCGTGATTAATGAAGCTCTCCAgccaaaaaaaatactccctccgtccctgaaaatttgtcccaaattaccatttcagtccgtccctgaaaatttgtcccacttcaaacttactaaaaatggacatATCTATTTACTCCTTCACATTATTGTTATTTGCATTTTGGCCCTCCATCCCTCACAATCGGGTGAATGCATTTTGCATTCCACCCTTTCCTCTCCCTCATTACTCTACCCCTCCCTTCACTGTACACAATCACCCCCACTGCCTCCTTCATCAATGTACAACCACCCCCACCGCCTCCTTCATCAATTCACAACCACCCACCACCTCCTTCTTCAATGCTTCACAACCACCCTCCATCGCCTCCATCATTTAAATCTTCGACATCCCCTAAtcgaaaaccctaattttcatTCAACTTCCCCTCCGTCCAAATGTCTCACGAAAACCCTAATTATGGTGATGGGGCTGGAGATCCCGACTCCTGGGCTGGTTTGTCGGCCGACGAGCTGGACGACCTCGTCGTCCCAGACACGCCAGAGCATCTGTGGCCTTCATACCCCCCCATTGTCGCCCCCTATCGCTCCTACTCCTATACCGACACCGTTGTTCCCGAAACGGAATCGGAGAACCTTCCCCCACCCAACCCCTGCTACGGTCGACCCCCCCAAGCCTCCCCCTACCCCGGTCCACCTCCCCCAGCCACCCCATACTACGATCCACCCCCCAGCCACCCCCTACTACGGTCCATCCCCCCTAGCCACCCCCTACT
Encoded proteins:
- the LOC121780301 gene encoding outer envelope pore protein 37, chloroplastic-like isoform X1, with protein sequence MAESKFDPQPIADGGGLFGSGRPKLRLTSEYDSDTSIFFQKVSCKLLDNLAKLKLSFYNNGKGEVSEPQISFISKFFSLQYDVEERDAVLKTSLEIAPGVQFRAAHQVKARQGEVSVVADLATPAYKLELASAVPSVGMPKATFRFPLGEISLEEKEVEEEEEEQKRTLSVNGILKSNVLNGLCTARYEEENWDLRYAFKDEHLTFVPSISLPSNVLSCAFKRRFTPSDKLSYWYHFDSDNWSVVYKHTVGKDYKLKAGYDSEVRLGWASLWVGDEDGKAKTAPLKMKVQFMLQVPQDDIKSSALMFRVKKRWDI
- the LOC121780301 gene encoding outer envelope pore protein 37, chloroplastic-like isoform X2 yields the protein MAESKFDPQPIADGGGLFGSGRPKLRLTSEYDSDTSIFFQKVSCKLLDNLAKLKLSFYNNGKGEVSEPQISFISKFFSLQYDVEERDAVLKTSLEIAPGVQFRAAHQVKARQGEVSVVADLATPAYKLELASAVPSVGMPKATFRFPLGEISLEEKEVEEEEEEQKRTLSVNGILKSNVLNGLCTARYEEENWDLRYAFKDEHLTFVPSISLPSNVLSCAFKRRFTPSDKLRLIRNHYQHECVAFVHSRNVIIWFLPKINRH